The proteins below come from a single Lates calcarifer isolate ASB-BC8 linkage group LG11, TLL_Latcal_v3, whole genome shotgun sequence genomic window:
- the LOC108897870 gene encoding transmembrane protein 106B isoform X1, which translates to MGAVSSKYDGVTVGAGLQHSRSGQDSDHQPIIKRDDIKRRSSNMRHSSGETVHCPTCQGTGRIPRGQENKLVAVIPCTDQRLRPRHTKLYVAVSVGVCLLASTLVLFFLFPRSVLLSPVAVQSSFVYFTENKVQINITNVLNITNHNFVAVQAYNLTVQALNFDSVVGTASIKNVTFVKPLSVETYSFIIPITLTDPGLCNYCKKVSLPVHILYLHLQMSMAVYYLAHYEQLSLETYEYIDCGANSTIPHYVQPPPP; encoded by the exons AGGAGTGGCCAAGACAGTGACCACCAGCCAATAATAAAAAGAGATGACATCAAGAGGCGGAGCTCCAACATGAGACACAGCTCAGGAGAGACAGTTCACTGTCCGACCTGCCAGGGTACTGGACGTATACCCAGAG GTCAGGAGAACAAGCTGGTGGCTGTGATCCCCTGTACTGACCAGCGGCTGAGACCCAGACACAC GAAGCTGTATGTAGCtgtgtctgttggtgtgtgCCTCCTGGCCAGTACCTTGGTGctgttcttcctgtttcctcgGTCTGTCCTTCTGTCTCCAGTGGCTGTACAGTCAtcctttgtttatttcactgaaaacaaagtcCAAATTAACATCACG AATGTATTGAACATCACCAACCACAACTTTGTGGCGGTGCAGGCCTATAATCTGACAGTCCAAGCCCTCAACTTTGACTCAGTGGTTGGAACAGCATCCATTAAGAACGTCACCTTTGTCAAACCTCTGTCCGTCGAAACG TACTCCTTCATCATCCCCATCACGCTGACAGACCCTGGACTGTG taaCTACTGTAAGAAAGTTTCCTTGCCTGTCCACATTCTGTATCTACACCTTCA GATGTCTATGGCAGTTTACTACCTGGCCCACTATGAGCAACTCTCCCTGGAGACATATGAGTACATAGACTGTGGAGCAAACAGCACTATACCACACTATGTgcagcccccacccccctga
- the LOC108897870 gene encoding transmembrane protein 106B isoform X2, which translates to MGAVSSKYDGVTVGAGLQHSRSGQDSDHQPIIKRDDIKRRSSNMRHSSGETVHCPTCQGTGRIPRGQENKLVAVIPCTDQRLRPRHTKLYVAVSVGVCLLASTLVLFFLFPRSVLLSPVAVQSSFVYFTENKVQINITNVLNITNHNFVAVQAYNLTVQALNFDSVVGTASIKNVTFVKPLSVETYSFIIPITLTDPGLCNYCKKVSLPVHILYLHLQ; encoded by the exons AGGAGTGGCCAAGACAGTGACCACCAGCCAATAATAAAAAGAGATGACATCAAGAGGCGGAGCTCCAACATGAGACACAGCTCAGGAGAGACAGTTCACTGTCCGACCTGCCAGGGTACTGGACGTATACCCAGAG GTCAGGAGAACAAGCTGGTGGCTGTGATCCCCTGTACTGACCAGCGGCTGAGACCCAGACACAC GAAGCTGTATGTAGCtgtgtctgttggtgtgtgCCTCCTGGCCAGTACCTTGGTGctgttcttcctgtttcctcgGTCTGTCCTTCTGTCTCCAGTGGCTGTACAGTCAtcctttgtttatttcactgaaaacaaagtcCAAATTAACATCACG AATGTATTGAACATCACCAACCACAACTTTGTGGCGGTGCAGGCCTATAATCTGACAGTCCAAGCCCTCAACTTTGACTCAGTGGTTGGAACAGCATCCATTAAGAACGTCACCTTTGTCAAACCTCTGTCCGTCGAAACG TACTCCTTCATCATCCCCATCACGCTGACAGACCCTGGACTGTG taaCTACTGTAAGAAAGTTTCCTTGCCTGTCCACATTCTGTATCTACACCTTCAGTAA